One Poecilia reticulata strain Guanapo linkage group LG4, Guppy_female_1.0+MT, whole genome shotgun sequence genomic window carries:
- the LOC103463513 gene encoding 5-hydroxytryptamine receptor 3C-like, with protein MEQQEWIRIFQTEIDTLNRKEHTWHLEFDESIDPNNPNMGWKTYFRKTSASLTCIMQSLHHAPQVEAISIGPRLIVTTLRLLHPRSHGSTRRPPATSLCCNDYNTDVASLAYELSSSALCSSFKVNCSKPDQPSLLAALSPVFDLRAIRPVMNQTTHTTITMYFTLYGILGVDEKSQVLITYLWMHFWWTNEFIRWDSVQCGMSNISVPKEKIWLPDIVINEFMEENKAPSVPYIYLFSDGRVHNALPLRVVSSCNLDIYAFPFDIQNCSLTFNSYIYYSIELNIILGRDAELMTSFSKDVMTTMGEWALVDITAQKIEKNDKLGLYPDMLTFYIRVRRRSIMYVVTLLLPSCFLITLDLFSFLLPPESTDRSSFKMTIIFGYTVFLLIMNDLLPITGNTIPLINVFFSLCLVLMVASLLETIFITNILINSSDFSPVPRWIQILVLNFLGCLVCMPRRREKPKGSDPGTTNRFDVNPLETGGSAEEDEALTELKSLSRVLQAIRCEVEQQQEGQQSSEEWNQVGFIIDRLLFGLYIVFISVSFITIIILWVISCSQ; from the exons CCTCACCTGCATTATGCAATCTCTGCATCATGCACCKCAGGTGGAGGCCATCAGCATCGGACCACGCCTCATCGTAACCACTCTGCGCCTTCTCCACCCTCGTTCTCACGGCTCCACCAGGCGTCCGCCCGCCACTAGTTTATG TTGTAATGACTACAACACAGATGTGGCCTCACTTGCCTATGAATTGTCCTCATCAGCTTTGTGCAGCTCATTTAAGGTTAACTGCTCCAAACCAGACCAACCGAGCCTGCTGGCTGCACTGAGCCCTGTCTTTGACCTGAGGGCTATCCGGCCCGTAATGAaccaaaccacacacacaaccatCACCATGTACTTCACTCTTTACGGGATATTAGGAGTG gATGAAAAGTCCCAGGTCCTCATCACCTACCTCTGGATGCACTTT TGGTGGACGAATGAGTTTATCAGGTGGGACTCAGTTCAGTGTGGCatgagcaacatttcagttcCCAAAGAGAAGATCTGGCTTCCAGATATTGTCATCAATGAGTT catggaggaaaacaaagcacCGTCTGTTCCATACATATACCTGTTCAGCGATGGGAGGGTACACAACGCTCTTCCACTCAGAGTTGTGAGCTCCTGTAATCTCGACATCTATGCCTTTCCTTTCGACATACAGAACTGCTCCCTAACTTTCAACTCCTACATCTACTATT CGATTGAGCTTAACATTATTCTTGGACGAGACGCAGAATTAATGACCTCATTCTCTAAGGACGTGATGACCACCATGGGTGAATGGGCACTGGTGGACATCACTGCacagaaaatagagaaaaatgacAAGCTGGGTCTATACCCAGACATGCTTACATTTTAT ATCCGAGTGCGGCGCCGCTCCATCATGTACGTAGTGACCCTGCTGCTGCCCAGCTGCTTCCTCATTACGTTGGACCtcttcagcttcctgctgcctcCTGAGAGCACAGACAGGTCTTCTTTCAAGATGACCATCATCTTCGGCTACACGGTGTTCCTGCTCATCATGAACGACCTGCTGCCCATCACCGGAAACACCATACCTCTGATAA atGTGTTCTTCTCTCTTTGCCTGGTCCTGATGGTGGCCAGTCTGCTGGAGACCATCTTCATCACCAACATATTGATCAACTCATCTGACTTCTCTCCCGTCCCTCGATGGATTCAGATTCTTGTTCTGAACTTCCTTGGCTGCCTCGTTTGCATGCcgagaaggagagagaaaccAAAGGGTTCAG ATCCAGGAACAACAAACAGATTTGATGTAAATCCTCTTGAAACGGGAGGATCAGCTGAGGAAGACGAGGCTCTGACGGAGCTGAAGAGCCTGAGCCGCGTCCTGCAGGCCATCCGCTGTgaggtggagcagcagcaggaagggcAGCAGAGCTCTGAGGAATGGAACCAGGTGGGTTTCATCATTGACCGCCTGCTGTTTGGCCTCTACATCGTCTTCATATCAGTSAgcttcatcaccatcatcatcctctGGGTTATCTCCTGCAGTCAGTAG
- the LOC103463514 gene encoding 5-hydroxytryptamine receptor 3C-like, whose protein sequence is MKSKEYAPKWLLPSATVAILIIILPAFCGAIEVNCSQPDQPSLLAALSPAFDLSAIRPVENQLTYTNISVSFTLYGILGVDEKSQLLITYIWTYYWWKNEFISWDPVQCGTNNISLPKEKFWLPDIVINEFMEENKAPSVPYLYLYSDGKIKDTFPVRVVSSCNLNIYTFPFDIQNCSLTFNSYVYYALEIRVFLGRDAKTITKLSKNAMTTMGEWELVDITAKKLVNDDESGLYTDMLAFYIRVRRRATMYVVNLLLPSCFLISLDLFSFLLPPESTDRSSFKMTLILGYTVFLLIMNDLLPITGNTIPLINVFFSLCLALMVASLLETILVTNLLSNSPDFSPVPRWIRILVLNFLGCLVCMPRKTEKPKNSGMQLTFDEGPPVTGGSAEEDEALTELKSLSRVLQAIRCEVEQQQEGQQSSEEWNQVGFIIDRLLFGLYIVFISVSFITIIIVWINSYNQ, encoded by the exons ATGAAATCCAAGGAATATGCACCAAAG tggcTTCTTCCATCAGCCACTGTGGCAATTCTCATCATCATTCTGCCAG CTTTCTGCGGCGCCATTGAGGTGAACTGCTCCCAGCCGGACCAGCCCAGCCTCCTGGCGGCTCTGTCTCCTGCCTTCGACCTGAGCGCCATACGACCCGTCGAGAACCAGCTGACCTACACCAACATCAGCGTGTCCTTCACTCTCTATGGGATATTAGGAGTG GATGAAAAGTCCCAACTCCTCATCACTTACATTTGGACCTACTAT tggtGGAAGAATGAGTTCATCAGTTGGGATCCAGTCCAGTGCGGCACCAACAACATTTCTCTTCCCAAGGAAAAGTTTTGGCTGCCAGATATTGTAATCAATGAGTT CATGGAGGAGAACAAAGCACCATCAGTCCCATATCTTTACCTGTATAGTGATGGTAAAATTAAGGATACGTTTCCTGTCAGAGTTGTGAGCTCCTGCAACCTGAATATCTACACTTTCCCCTTCGACATACAGAACTGCTCCCTGACTTTCAACTCCTATGTGTATTATG CTCTAGAGATCAGAGTTTTCCTCGGGCGAGACGCGAAAACAATCACAAAGCTCTCGAAGAATGCGATGACCACCATGGGTGAATGGGAGCTGGTGGACATCACCGCAAAGAAACTAGTGAATGATGATGAGTCGGGTCTTTATACAGACATGCTTGCATTTTAT ATCCGAGTGCGGCGCCGTGCCACCATGTACGTGGTGAATCTGCTGCTGCCCAGCTGCTTCCTCATCAGTTTGGACCtcttcagcttcctgctgcctcCTGAGAGCACAGACAGGTCCTCCTTCAAGATGACCCTCATCCTGGGCTACACCGTCTTCCTGCTCATCATGAACGACCTGCTGCCAATCACCGGAAACACCATACCTCTGATAA atgtcttcttctctctctgcctggCTCTGATGGTGGCCAGTCTGCTGGAGACCATCCTYGTCACCAACCTGCTGAGCAACTCGCCTGACTTCTCTCCCGTCCCTCGATGGATTCGGATTCTCGTTCTGAATTTTCTCGGCTGTCTCGTTTGCATGCCGAGAAAAACTGAGAAGCCAAAAAATTCTGGTATGCAgttaacatt CGATGAAGGTCCTCCAGTAACAGGAGGATCAGCTGAGGAAGACGAGGCTCTGACGGAGCTGAAGAGCCTGAGCCGCGTCCTGCAGGCCATCCGCTGTgaggtggagcagcagcaggaagggcAGCAGAGCTCTGAGGAATGGAACCAGGTGGGTTTCATCATTGACCGCCTGCTGTTTGGCCTCTACATCGTCTTCATATCAGTCAGCTTCATCACCATCATTATTGTCTGGATTAACTCATACAACCAGTAG
- the LOC103463515 gene encoding 5-hydroxytryptamine receptor 3A-like: MNTVVILLLLLPAFCDAIEVNCSQPDQPSLLAALSPAFDLNAIRPVENQLTYTNISVYFTLYGILGVDEKSQLLITYIWLNYWWKNEYISWDAVQCGTDKISLPKEKFWLPDIVINEFMEENKAPSVPYLYLFNDGKIKDAFPVRVVSSCNLNIYTFPFDIQNCSLTFNSYIYYATEIRVFLDREADMITEFSKEVMTTRGEWELMDITAKKLVNDDESGLYVDMLAFYIRVRRRATMYVVNLLLPSCFLITVDLFSFLLPPESTDRSSFKMTLILGYTVFLLIMNDLLPVTGNTIPLINVFFSLCLALMVASLLETILVTNLLSNSPDFSPVPRWIRILVLNFLGCLVCMPRKTEKPKNSEKRKMSVVAKMKSDEGPPVTGGSAEEDEAVTELKSLSRVLQAIRCEVEQQQEGQQSSEEWNQVGFIIDRLLFGLYIVFISVSFITIIIVWINSYNQ; the protein is encoded by the exons ATGAACACTGTGGTaattctcctcctccttctgccAG CTTTCTGCGACGCCATTGAGGTGAACTGCTCCCAGCCGGACCAGCCCAGCCTCCTGGCGGCTCTGTCTCCTGCCTTCGACCTGAACGCCATACGACCCGTCGAGAACCAGCTGACCTACACCAACATCAGCGTCTACTTCACTCTCTACGGGATATTAGGAGTG GATGAAAAGTCCCAACTCCTCATCACTTACATTTGGCTGAACTAT tggtGGAAGAACGAGTACATCAGTTGGGATGCAGTCCAGTGTGGCACCGACAAGATTTCTCTTCCCAAGGAAAAGTTTTGGCTTCCGGATATTGTAATCAATGAATT CATGGAGGAGAACAAAGCACCATCAGTCCCATATCTTTACCTGTTTAATGATGGTAAAATTAAGGATGCGTTTCCTGTCAGAGTTGTGAGCTCCTGCAACCTGAATATCTACACTTTCCCCTTCGACATACAGAACTGCTCCCTGACTTTCAACTCCTACATCTACTACG CGACTGAGATCAGAGTTTTTCTCGACCGTGAAGCAGATATGATCACAGAGTTCTCCAAAGAGGTGATGACCACCAGGGGTGAATGGGAGCTGATGGACATCACCGCAAAGAAACTAGTGAATGATGATGAGTCGGGTCTATATGTAGACATGCTTGCATTTTAT ATCCGAGTGCGGCGCCGTGCCACCATGTACGTGGTGAATCTGCTGCTGCCCAGCTGCTTCCTCATCACAGTGGACCtcttcagcttcctgctgcctcCTGAGAGCACAGACAGGTCCTCCTTCAAGATGACCCTCATCCTGGGCTACACCGTCTTCCTGCTCATCATGAACGACCTGCTGCCAGTCACTGGAAACACCATACCTCTGATAA atgtcttcttctctctctgcctggCTCTGATGGTGGCCAGTCTGCTGGAGACCATCCTCGTCACCAACCTGCTGAGCAACTCGCCTGACTTCTCTCCCGTCCCTCGATGGATTCGGATTCTCGTTCTGAATTTTCTCGGCTGTCTCGTTTGCATGCCGAGAAAAACGGAAAAGCCAAAAAATTCTG AAAAGAGGAAGATGTCGGTGGTTGCAAAAATGAAATCCGATGAAGGTCCTCCAGTAACAGGAGGATCAGCTGAGGAAGACGAGGCCGTGACGGAGCTGAAGAGCCTGAGCCGCGTCCTGCAGGCCATCCGCTGTgaggtggagcagcagcaggaagggcAGCAGAGCTCTGAGGAATGGAACCAGGTGGGTTTCATCATTGACCGCCTGCTGTTTGGCCTCTACATCGTCTTCATATCAGTCAGCTTCATCACCATCATTATTGTCTGGATTAACTCATACAACCAGTAG